The proteins below come from a single Dermacentor albipictus isolate Rhodes 1998 colony chromosome 7, USDA_Dalb.pri_finalv2, whole genome shotgun sequence genomic window:
- the LOC135896619 gene encoding retinol dehydrogenase 12-like isoform X1: MEAPAHASVARHRRRGPLPVSSLSRRARCSGGRCCLLAPPHVLPYLSGETMWLLACFAPAALLLALFAYNRLSTRVCRCKADLSGRTVVITGANTGIGYETARQLALRGARLVLGCRNEERARRAVERLCAETRSSAVSWLPLDTSSPDSVRAFVDRLLRLTGGRVHVLVNNAATAAAYDRRRLTAEGHELVWATNYLGHYLLTRLLLPTLRDCAPSRVVNLTSVAQQMARIDWDDVQGLRGTWAAGRAYCNTKRAMLLFTAELARRLHGSGVSVSAVHPGVVDTPVARGLTRVGEPWFGLLSTLFGGKTVREACETTVHAVVAANPRSGWYLSDCRARWPAARCADDERDAGRLWALSELSFPTLPPVGEGSR, translated from the exons ATGGAGGCGCCGGCACATGCCTCGGTTGCACGACACCGCCGCAGAGGGCCGCTGCCTGTCTCTTCGCTGAGCAGACGAGCACGTTGCAGCGGGGGTCGCTGCTGCCTGCTTGCTCCCCCGCACGTCCTTCCTTATCTCTCGGGAGAAACGATGTGGCTGCTGGCGTGTTTCGCACCGGCTGCCCTCCTGCTCGCCCTGTTCGCCTACAACAGGCTGTCCACGAGGGTCTGCCGGTGCAAGGCCGACCTGAGCGGACGAACggtggtcatcacgggagccaaCACCG GTATCGGCTACGAGACGGCCCGCCAGTTGGCCCTACGCGGCGCTCGGCTCGTGCTCGGCTGTCGCAACGAGGAGCGCGCCAGGCGCGCCGTCGAGCGGCTGTGCGCGGAGACGCGCAGCTCGGCGGTCAGCTGGCTGCCGCTGGACACGTCGAGTCCGGACTCGGTGCGCGCCTTCGTCGATCGCCTGCTGCGCCTCACGGGCGGGCGCGTGCACGTGCTGGTCAACaacgcggccaccgcggccgcctACGACCGCCGGCGACTGACGGCCGAGGGCCACGAGCTTGTCTGGGCCACCAACTACCTGGGCCACTACCTGCTGACGCGACTGCTGCTGC CGACGCTACGGGATTGCGCGCCCTCTCGCGTCGTCAACctgacgtcagtggcgcagcagATGGCGCGCATCGACTGGGACGACGTGCAGGGCCTGCGTGGTACCTGGGCAGCCGGCCGCGCTTACTGCAACACCAAGCGAGCCATGCTCCTCTTCACCGCCGAGCTGGCCCGACGTCTGCACGGAAGCG GCGTGAGCGTGTCCGCAGTACATCCCGGTGTGGTGGACACACCCGTCGCCCGAGGCCTAACGCGTGTGGGAGAACCCTGGTTCGGCTTGCTGTCCACCTTATTCGGAGGCAAG ACGGTGCGCGAGGCCTGCGAGACGACTGTGCACGCGGTCGTGGCGGCGAACCCACGCAGCGGCTGGTACCTGTCCGATTGTCGTGCCCGGTGGCCAGCCGCCCGCTGCGCCGACGACGAGCGTGACGCCGGCCGCCTGTGGGCGCTCAGCGAGCTCAGCTTTCCGACGCTGCCGCCGGTGGGAGAAGGCAGTCGATGA
- the LOC135896619 gene encoding retinol dehydrogenase 12-like isoform X2, with protein MEAPAHASVARHRRRGPLPVSSLSRRARCSGGRCCLLAPPHVLPYLSGETMWLLACFAPAALLLALFAYNRLSTRVCRCKADLSGRTVVITGANTGIGYETARQLALRGARLVLGCRNEERARRAVERLCAETRSSAVSWLPLDTSSPDSVRAFVDRLLRLTGGRVHVLVNNAATAAAYDRRRLTAEGHELVWATNYLGHYLLTRLLLRVSVSAVHPGVVDTPVARGLTRVGEPWFGLLSTLFGGKTVREACETTVHAVVAANPRSGWYLSDCRARWPAARCADDERDAGRLWALSELSFPTLPPVGEGSR; from the exons ATGGAGGCGCCGGCACATGCCTCGGTTGCACGACACCGCCGCAGAGGGCCGCTGCCTGTCTCTTCGCTGAGCAGACGAGCACGTTGCAGCGGGGGTCGCTGCTGCCTGCTTGCTCCCCCGCACGTCCTTCCTTATCTCTCGGGAGAAACGATGTGGCTGCTGGCGTGTTTCGCACCGGCTGCCCTCCTGCTCGCCCTGTTCGCCTACAACAGGCTGTCCACGAGGGTCTGCCGGTGCAAGGCCGACCTGAGCGGACGAACggtggtcatcacgggagccaaCACCG GTATCGGCTACGAGACGGCCCGCCAGTTGGCCCTACGCGGCGCTCGGCTCGTGCTCGGCTGTCGCAACGAGGAGCGCGCCAGGCGCGCCGTCGAGCGGCTGTGCGCGGAGACGCGCAGCTCGGCGGTCAGCTGGCTGCCGCTGGACACGTCGAGTCCGGACTCGGTGCGCGCCTTCGTCGATCGCCTGCTGCGCCTCACGGGCGGGCGCGTGCACGTGCTGGTCAACaacgcggccaccgcggccgcctACGACCGCCGGCGACTGACGGCCGAGGGCCACGAGCTTGTCTGGGCCACCAACTACCTGGGCCACTACCTGCTGACGCGACTGCTGCTGC GCGTGAGCGTGTCCGCAGTACATCCCGGTGTGGTGGACACACCCGTCGCCCGAGGCCTAACGCGTGTGGGAGAACCCTGGTTCGGCTTGCTGTCCACCTTATTCGGAGGCAAG ACGGTGCGCGAGGCCTGCGAGACGACTGTGCACGCGGTCGTGGCGGCGAACCCACGCAGCGGCTGGTACCTGTCCGATTGTCGTGCCCGGTGGCCAGCCGCCCGCTGCGCCGACGACGAGCGTGACGCCGGCCGCCTGTGGGCGCTCAGCGAGCTCAGCTTTCCGACGCTGCCGCCGGTGGGAGAAGGCAGTCGATGA